A genomic window from Ascaphus truei isolate aAscTru1 chromosome 1, aAscTru1.hap1, whole genome shotgun sequence includes:
- the TICAM2 gene encoding TIR domain-containing adapter molecule 2, which produces MGISCSRRNHSLRADEREKNKHMEEKQSDTEEDSGGGHGVKHIEKIPGEIPATPINGEKMYKDSEDVFYKFVILHSTTDINEALRVKNLLQGQFHIRPGIIFAEMPAGRHILKNLEDAINSSAWTILLLTENFLNETWCEFQFHATLINSVNMQHKYNSVIPVRPETHFLPRKKTPMMLQLINALEERSPAFRQQVEKTFKESQFQKQRTIWKAEREGVELIAQD; this is translated from the coding sequence atgggaataagttgCTCACGTAGAAATCATTCACTTCGCGCTGATGAGAGAGAAAAGAACAAACACATGGAAGAGAAACAAAGTGACACTGAGGAAGACTCTGGGGGCGGTCATGGAGTCAAACATAtagagaagatccccggtgagatCCCGGCAACTCCGATCAATGGGGAAAAGATGTACAAAGATAGCGAAGACGTGTTCTATAAATTTGTCATCCTGCATTCGACCACGGATATAAACGAGGCGCTCAGAGTTAAAAACCTGCTGCAAGGTCAGTTTCACATCAGACCTGGCATTATCTTTGCGGAAATGCCCGCAGGACGGCACATTTTAAAGAACCTGGAGGACGCTATAAACAGCTCTGCCTGGACAATCCTGTTGCTGACCGAAAACTTTCTTAACGAGACCTGGTGTGAGTTTCAATTTCACGCCACGCTAATCAATTCCGTCAACATGCAACATAAATATAACTCGGTTATACCAGTGAGGCCAGAAACGCATTTTCTGCCAAGGAAGAAGACCCCAATGATGTTGCAGCTCATCAACGCTCTGGAAGAGAGGAGTCCAGCATTTCGACAACAGGTGGAGAAAACATTTAAGGAGTCCCAATTTCAAAAACAGCGTACAATATGGAAGGCGGAAAGAGAAGGAGTAGAACTGATAGCGCAAGATTAG